The following nucleotide sequence is from Kineococcus endophyticus.
TCGCCGGGGCCAGCACGGGGGACAGGTAGGCGTGCGAGACCCCGAGGGCGGCGAGGTGCTCCGCCTGCCCGGCCGCGTCGTCGAACGTGAACGCGGGCTGGATCTGCAGGCGGTAGGTGCCGGTGGGCACCACCGCGGGACGGTACGTCACTTGTCTCCCAGAGGTTCACGGGCCAGGACGAGCACGGAGCGGGCGGCGACGGGCAGCTTGGCGCCCGGCGAGAACGCCGACTCCTCGGTGAAGATGGAGACGATGCCGACCTGGTCGTCGGCGGTGTCCAGGCGCGGTCGCCAGTCGTCGCCGTACGCCTTCTCGGGCAGCGTGAACTCGACGGTCTCGTGCCAGGGGTTGTAGAGCACCAGGAACGAGTCGCCCACGATCCGCTCACCGCGGCGGTCCGGTTCGGGGATGGCCTCCCCGTTGAGGAAGACCATGACCGTGCGGTTCGAGGCGTCGCCCCAGTCGGCGTCCGTCATCTCGCGGCCGTCGTTGGCGAACCACTCGATGTCCCCGACCTCGGACTCCCCGCCGTGCCCGGCCTCCCCGGCGAAGAACCGGCGGCGCTGGAACACCGGTTCCTGCCGGCGCAGAGCGACGACGCGGCGGCTGAACTCCAGCAGCTCGCGCTGGGGGGCGTCGAGCTTCCAGTCGATCCAGGAGGTCTCGTTGTCCTGGCAGTAGACGTTGTTGTTGCCGCCCTGCGTCCGGCCGAGCTCGTCGCCGTGCAGGATCATCGGCACGCCCTGGGACAGCAGGAGCGTCGTCAGCAGGTTGCGGTGCTGCCGGGCCCGCAGCGCGATGATCTCCTCGTCCTGCGTCTCGCCCTCGACGCCGCAGTTCCAGGACCGGTTGTGGCTCTCGCCGTCGGCCCCGCCCTCGCCGTTGGCGTCGTTGTGCTTGTCGTTGTACGACACGAGGTCGCGCATCGTGAAGCCGTCGTGGGCCGTCACGAAGTTGATGCTGGCGATGGGCTTGCGCCCCGAGTGCTCGTACAGGTCCGAGGAGCCGCTGACGCGGCTGGCGAACTCACCCAGGGTCTTGGGCTCCCCGCGCCAGAAGTCGCGGACGGTGTCGCGGTAGCGGCCGTTCCACTCCGTCCACAGCGGGGGGAACCCGCCGACCTGGTAGCCGCCGTCGCCGACGTCCCAGGGTTCGGCGATGAGCTTGACCTGGCTCACGACCGGGTCCTGCTGGACGAGGTCGAAGAACGCGCTGAGGCGGTCGACCTCGTGGAACTGGCGGGCCAGGGTCGAGGCGAGGTCGAAGCGGAAGCCGTCGACGTGCATCTCGGTGACCCAGTACCGCAGCGAGTCCATGATGAGCTGCAGGACGTGCGGGGAGCGCATGAGCAGCGAGTTGCCCGTGCCCGTGGTGTCGAAGTAGTGCTTCTTGTCCTCGTCGACGAGGCGGTAGTACGCCTGGTTGTCGATGCCGCGGAAGCACAGCGTCGGGCCCATGTGGTTGCCCTCGGCCGTGTGGTTGTAGACGACGTCGAGGATGACCTCGATGTTCGCCTCGTGCAGCGCGCGCACCATCGACTTGAACTCCTGCACCTGCTGGCCCTGCTGCCCGGTGGAGGAGTAGGCGTTGTGCGGCGCGAAGAAGCCGATCGTGTTGTAACCCCAGTAGTTGGTCAGGCCCTTGTCCACGAGGTGGGTGTCCTGGACGAACTGGTGCACGGGCATGAGCTCGACGGCCGTGATGCCCAGCGACGTGAGGTGCTCGATGACGGCCGGGTGCGCCATCGCCGCGTACGTCCCGCGGATCTCCTCGGGCACGTCCGGGTGCTGCATCGTCAGGCCCTTGACGTGGGCCTCGTAGATGACCGACTCGTGGTACTCGTGACCGGGCCGGCGGTCGTTGCCCCAGTCGAAGTAGGGGTTGACGACGACCGAGAGCATGGTGTGCCCGAGCGAGTCGTCGTCGTTGACCTCGCCGGGGCGGTCGAAGTGGTAGCTGAACAGCGACTCGTCGCCGTCGACCTGCCCCTCGACGGCCTTGGCGTACGGGTCCAGCAGGAGCTTCTCCGGCTGGCAGCGCGCGCCGCTCTCGGGGTGGAACGGGCCGTGCACGCGGTAGCCGTACCGCTGGCCGGGCTGGACACCCGGCAGGTAGGCGTGCCAGACGAAGCCGTCGACCTCGGGGAGGTCGAGACGGTGCTCCGTCCCGTCCGCGTCGATGAGGCACAGCTCGACCCGTTCGGCGACCTCGGAGAAGAGGGCGAAGTTCGTCCCGGCGCCGTCGTACGTGGCGCCCAGGGGGTAGGGCCGTCCGGGCCAGATCTGCATCGGGGGAGTCCCTCCAGCGGTCTCGAAGGTCGTCGTGTCGGTGGGTGGTGCTGCGGTCGTGCGTGGTCATCATGTCGGTAGACGCCCCCCGCCACCTCCCGGGAGCGCTCGTCCCGCCGGGTGGTCCTGCCGGCCGGTGCCGGAGTGGCGGTCCGCCGGGGACGTGGTGGCCCGTTACGGTGGACGGGTGCCCGAGGACCCCTCCCGTCCGGGTGGGCAGCCCCGGCACGAGGAGAGCGACGAGGAGACCATGGACGTGGCCCGCTCGGAGGACGCGACCGCGAGCCCCGGCGCCCTGGACACCGACGAGGTCGGCAGCGGGGTGGACACCGACGGAGCCACGCTCGAGCGCACCGGCGAGGAGCCGGCCCCGGAGGTGACCGTCCTGGTCCGGCCGTCCCGGCGGCGGCTCGTCCTCCGGGCGTGGCACGCACTGCGGCAGGCGTGGCGCGACGTGCGCGCACTGACGGTCGGCACCGTCGAGGCCTGCATGCGGTTCCGCGTCACGGGGCTGGCCGCCGAGGGCGGGTTCTTCGCCCTGCTGTCGCTGCCGCCGCTCGTCTTCGGTCTCGTGGCGAGCCTGGGCTACCTGGGCCGCTGGCTCGGCGCTGAGGACGTCGACGCCGCCCGGGGGCAGCTGACGCGCGTGACCGAGGCCTTCTTCACGTCCCAGGCCATCTCCGACGTCATCCTGCCGACGTTCGACTCGGTGACCACCGGAGGACGGGCCGACCTGACGGTCCTCGCCTTCGCGTTCAGCGTCTGGTCCGGATCGCGCGCCCTCAACGTCTACGTCGACACGATCGCGATCATGTACGGGCTCGGGGGGCACCGCGGGATCGTCCGGACCCGGCTGCTGTCGCTGTCGACGTACCTCGTGGCGCTGCTCGTGGGAGTCGTCGTCGTGCCGCTGGTGCTCATCGGCCCGCAGCTGCTCGGCGAGTGGCTCCCGGTGCACCTGCGCTGGCTGACGACGCTGTACTGGCCCGTCGTCCTGGTGCTCTCCGTGTTCTGCCTGGCCAGCCTGTACCACCTCGCCACCCCGGTGCGTTCCCGGTGGACGAGGGACGTGCCGGGGGCGCTGCTGGCCCTGCTGGGGTGGCTGGCGATCTCGTGGGTGCTGCGCCGCGCGCTGTCGTTCTCCGTCGCCGGCGCCTCGACGTCGATCTACGGGCCGCTGGCCGCGCCGATCGTGGTGCTGATCTGGTTCTACTTCCTGGCCATCGCCGTGCTCATCGGGGCTGCGCTGAACTCCGCCGTCGACCGGGTGTGGCCGGACCCGACCAAGGCCGCCGCCCGGGAGGACGCCCGCGTGCAGGCGGCCGAGCGGCGGCGCTGGGTCCCGTGAGGGACGCTCGGGTCAGGCCCGGTCGGTGACCTTCACCCGCGCGTAGCGGTAGCCCACCATGCGCTGGAAGTGGCGCAGGCCGTTGGACAGCTGCGGCGGCGGGGTGGAGTCGGTGAGGTACCGGACGCCGCGCGCGGCGAGCGCGTCGACGAGGGCGGGCATGAGCAGGTACCGGGCGTCGCTGTGCGCGGGGGAGGCGCCGAGCGTGCGGAAGTAGCGCAGCAGCCCCCACTCCCCGTCCACCGGGGTGACCGACAGCATGATCGGCTCACCCTCGGCGTCGGTCGCCACCAGCCACAGGTCGTGCTCGAGCAGGTCGGCGTTGTCCGGCGCCGCGTTGCGGTACTGGGTGTCCGCGTGGACCTGCTCGGCGGCGTTGGCGCGCTCGACGAGGAGGCGCCGCTCGGCGGGGTCGTCCACGACGCGCCAGCCGACGCCCTTCTTCTGGGCGGCCCGGACCTTGCGGCGCAGCGTCTGCCGGTTGGCTCCGACGACGTACTCCGCCGGGTCCGCCGGGACGTCGAGGACGGCGACGCCCGTGGAGGCCACCGGCAGCCCGCCGAGGTGACGGGTCAGCAGCGTGCGCCGCAGGACGTCGGCCGCGGGGCCGGTCCCCAGCCGGGCGGGCAGGGTCGGCAAGCGCAGGACCGCGACGACCGCGGCCGCCGTGGAGAGCGGGTTGCGGGCGGCGAAGCGGAGCGCGTGCCCGCTGCCGTCCGCAGCCTTCTCCTCGCGGTCGGAGACGTAGTCGGTCAGGAAGCCCGCCAGCGCGGCCTCCGTCGTCCGCTCGTCGAGACGGCGGGGGACGTCGGTGCGCACCGTCGTGGCGGCGGTCGTCAGGGCGCCACGGGCCCGCCGGACCAGGGAACCCCCGGGGGCCCCGGCCGGTCGGGCACGCTGCGTCGAGCTCGTGGTGGACAGGCGGAGCAGGTCGAGCGCGCGCACAGCAGGGAACTCCTCGGATCGGGGGTGGTGCAGGTCGGTCAGGCGTTCGTGCCGAGCGTCGGGTCCTGGCCGGACCGCGTGCGCGGGTCGGCCGTCCCCAGCGGCAGTGGCGCGAAGGAGGGCAGTGGCCTGCGGGCCACCGCCGAGAGCAGCTCGAGGTGCCGGCGGGCCAGCCGCCGGGGGTCGAGACCGCGGGCGAAGGACGGACCACCGGCGGCGGCGTGCCGCAGCGGGCGCTGGTCGGTGAGGTGCGCGGTGAGCGCGTCGGCGAGGGCGTCGACCGATTCCGGCGCGACGAGCGCGCCGTGGCGACCGTCGTCCAGGAGCAGGCGCGACCCCTCGCAGCAGTCGGTGGCGACGACGGGGACGGCCAGGGCGAGGGCCTCCAGCAACGTCAGGGGCATGGCCTCTGTGCGGGAGGACGACACGAGCAGGTCCGCCCGGGCGAGCAGGGCCGCCGGGTTCTCGACGAACCCGGGAAGCCGGACGTGGTCCGCGCCGAGCTCGGTGCGCAGGGCCTCCAGGGCGCCGCGGTCCGGGCCCTCCCCGACGACGACCAGCTCGTGGTCGTGGCCGGCCGCGCGCACGCGGGCCGAGGCCCGCAGCAGCAGGTCGAAGCCCTTGTGCGTCGTGAGGCGCCCGACGGCGAGCACCGAGGGCCGGTCCGCGTCGAACGTGACGGGGCTCGGCTCGGTGGCCCGCTCGGTGAGGGCGTCGACGTCGACGCCGTTGAGGACGACGTGCACGCGGTCGGCGGGGATGCCGTTGGCGACCAGGCCGGGGACCAGGCCGGGGGAGACGGCGACCGCCGCGTCGGCGCGGCGGTGCACCCGCCGCGTCACCGCGCGCAGCTTCGGCGGCACCCACGCCTCCAGGGCCGCGTCGAGGTCCCCCTGGGCGAGCACGACGAAGGGCTTGCCCAGCGTGCGGGCGGCGAGGGAAGCGGCCAGCAGGCCGTGGCCGATCTCCGAACCGGACACGACGACGTCGTGGTCGCGGGCGACGTCCACCAGCCGCGCGAGGGCGAGCGGGAGCCGGCGGGCGGCGGGCAGGGACGCGGACGCCCCGAGGTGGACGGCCACGGCGGCGCCGGGCAGACCGACCTGCTCGTCCGGGCCGACGTCCTCGAGGGCGAAGAGCGTGGTGCGGACGCCGTCGGCCACGAAGCGGTCGGCCAGGGCGTTGACGACGCGCAGCCCGCCGTTCTCGCGCAGGTGTCCCTGCACGAAGAGGACGCGGAGGTCACCCCGGCGCCGGGGCACGGAGCGCGGGACCAGAGGCATGACGACCACGGTACGAGCCGCGACGACGCCGTGTGGGCGTGTTGCCGATTTGTTAACCCGTTCCGCTGCAGCCGATCCGTCCATTTGGGTGACGCCTCGTGACGCTCTGCGACGGCAGGGTGCCGGAGCGCGGGGAGGACCCCCGGGATGCACGAAGGGCCCGGGACCATCGCTGGTCCCGGGCCCTTTCGGGTGGTGGGCGATACTGGGATCGAACCAGTGACCTCTTCCGTGTCAGGGAAGCGCGCTACCGCTGCGCCAATCGCCCTCGTCCTCCGCGCCGGTAGCTACCCGGTGCCGAGTGGAGGTGGAGACGGGATTCGAACCCGTGTGGACGGCTTTGCAGGCCGCTGCCTAACCTCTCGGCCACTCCACCGTGAGGCTCGCGCCCCGCAAGCCGAACCCCGAGCGGACGACCGGACTCGAACCGGCGACCCTAACCTTGGCAAGGTTATGCGCTACCAACTGCGCTACGTCCGCGTGCTTCCGGTTTCCCCGCCGTTCCCGGCCGGTTCCCCGTGGCGTTGAAAACATTAGCCGACATCGCGGGCTCGGCCAAATCACCCCCGCCACGGCGTGGTCCGGACGGGGGGAGGCGTTGCGCTGCAGGCGTTCTCAGGAGACGAGGCGGGCGATCAGGTCGTCCAGGTCGAGGTGCCGGCTCTCCCGGCCGGGCGGGACGAGAGCGTCCGCCCGCCGCAGGAAGCGGCGCACGTCGGCCTCGTCGGCCTCGAGCTCGGCGTTGCCGTCGGGGGAGGACAGGCGAAGGACGATCCGCGGGCGACCGTCGGCGGACTCGGTGCAGGGACGCACCTGCACGTCCCCCGCACCGCTCGGCTCGCTCAGGCCCTCGCGCAGCAGGTCGCGGGCGAAGACCCACTCGACGTCGGCGTCGCCGCCGCGGAAGACGGCGTGGATCGCGTACGGGTCGTCGGCGCCGTAGTGGAGGCTGGCGGGGACCGGCAGCCCGGGGCCGCTGGTCGTCCGGAGCCGCAAGGAGACGTCGACGTCGACCTCGGTCTTGCGGTGCGGCAGTGCAGGCACGTCGACCTCCGTGTGCTCTTGGCCGCTGACGGGCTCCAGCGACCGTGCTGACGAGTTTCCCACCAAATGCGCCGTCGAAACACTCGAACGACGCAACTCGGACGCCCGCGTGTCGCCGGCGGTTCCCCGGCCCGTCCACGGGCGGACATCGACGCCCCGAGAAGGGTGGTGTGACCCGGCTCACGAGGCACGCGCACAGAACGTCCCCAGGGAGCGGGAGCGCAGCGCCGCCCCCGGACGTTGGAGGTGCGTGGAGCCGGGGACGGGCCGGACGCGAGCGCGGGACGAGCAGCAGGGAGGCGTGGTGGGAGCGGTGCACACGCAGGGCCACGGCACGGGAGCCGGCGCGGACGGGGACGGGCCCGGCGCGCAGCCGCGGACGGGCGACGACCTGCCGGGCCCCCGGCTGCCCGACCCGCCCCGCGCCGGGCAGGCCGTGGGACGGCAGGTCGACGCCGACGTGGCGCGCACGGGGTCGGCGGGCGAGGCGCCGGCCGCGGGAGCTCCGGCCGCCCGCACCGCCCACCAGCACCGGGCCCGCCGGGTGCGCGCGGCCCTGCACGCCCGGCGCGAGCTGATCCGTGCCGACGCCCGCCGCAACGCGCTGTACCGCGCGGTCGTCGGGGCGTTCGGCACGCTCGTGGTCGTCGTGGGTCTGGCGCTCGTCCCGCTGCCCGGCCCCGGCTGGCTGGTCGTCTTCATGGGGCTCGCCGTCCTGGGCAGCGAGTTCTCCTCGGCGCAGCGGGTCAAGCACTTCGGCGAGCGCCAGCTCCACCGCTGGGTGCGCTGGATCGCCGCCCGTTCCCTGGCCGTCCGCGCGGCGCTCGGCGCGGGGACGGCGGCCGCCGTGGCCGCGCTGGCCTGGGGTTACCTCGCCTGGCAGGGGCTGCCCGCCTGGACCCCGGAGGTCGTCTCCGCGCAGCTGCAGTGGGTCCCGGGCCTGGCGCGCGGCTGACCGCGGGGCGGTCGTGACCAGCCCCGCAGGTCCGGTATGGTTCTCAGGCCGGTCGCGTTCAGCGCGACGACCGGGCGATTAGCTCAGTGGTAGAGCACTTCGTTCACACCGAAGGGGTCACTGGTTCGAACCCAGTATCGCCCACCCAGCACACTCGTGGGGTGTCCGTCACCGGCGCCCTGCGCGAGATCCACCTCTTCCCCGTGAAGTCCGCCGGGGGACTGTCCCCGGACACCGCCCGCGTCGGCCTCGACGGTCTCGTCGGCGACCGGTCCCACGCCGTCGTCGACGCCGGCGGGCAGGTGCTCGCCGCCAAGAGCGTCCCCCGGCTGCGCGAGCTCGGGCTCACCGGCGACGGGCCGCCCGCCCTGCTCGTCCCCGGCGGGCAGGACCTCGCCACCTTCCTCGGCGTCGACGGGGCCCGCCTGGCCCCCGTCCCCGGCGGGGCGCGGCAGGTCGAGGCCGTCCACGTCGTCACCCTGGCCCAGCGCGCCGACCCGGCGGCGGGGGACACCTCGCGCGCGAACCTCGTCCTCGACCTCGACGCGCCGCTCCCGTCCGGGACCCTGCTGCGGACCGGGACGGCCCTGCTGGAGGTCGTGGGGGTCCCGCGGCACTGCGGCGGGGTCTTCGCGCGGGTCGTGGAACCGGGGGCGTTGCGGGTCGGGGACGTGGTGGACGTGGTGGACGTGGTGGTGGACGTGGTGGTGGACGTGGACGTGGTCGTCGAGGAGGGCTCGGGCCCGCCCGGATAGAGTCCGGGAGTCCATCCACGCCAACCTCGGAGGCCCACGGTGTCCGCCCAGCTGTCCATCACCCGATCCGGCGCCGCGGGCCAGGAGACGCAGCAGGTCACCGCCGGCACGACGGCGGCCGAGCTGTTCACCGAGGAGCGCGACGTCGTCGTCGCCCGCGTCAACGGTGAACTGCGCGACCTGTCCCACGTGCTGGCCGACGGTGACGTCGTGGAGGGCGTGCTCGTCTCATCCGAGGACGGGCTGGCGGTCCTGCGCCACTCGACCGCGCACGTGATGGCCCAGGCGGTGCAGCAGCACTTCCCCGAGGCCAAGCTCGGCATCGGCCCGCCCATCCGCGACGGCTTCTACTTCGACTTCGACGTCGAGCGTCCCTTCACCCCCGACGACCTCAAGACCGTCGAGAAGACGATGCAGCGCATCGTCAAGGAGGGTCAGCGGTTCGTCCGCCGCGAGGTCTCCGACGACGAGGCGCGCGAGGCGATGGCCGCCGAGCCGTACAAGCTCGAGCTCATCGGCCTGAAGTCCACCGCCGACCAGGCGGCCGAGGGGGCCTCGGCCGAGGTCGGCGAGGGGGGTCTGTCGATCTACGACAACGTCCGCCGGGACGACTCCGTCGCGTTCCGCGACCTGTGCCGCGGGCCGCACATCCCGACCACCCGCCTCGTTGGCAACGGGTTCAGCCTGCTCCGCAGCGCTGCCGCCTACTGGCGCGGCAGCGAGAAGAACCCCCAGCTGCAGCGCATCTACGGCACGGCCTGGCCGTCCAAGGACGAGCTGAGGGCCTACCAGGAGCGCGTCGCCGAGGCCGAGCGCCGCGACCACCGCCGCCTCGGTGCCGAGCTCGACCTCTTCTCCTTCCCCGACGAGATCGGCTCCGGCCTCGTCGTGTTCCACCCCAAGGGCGGGGTCGTGAAGCGGGAGATGGAGGACTACGTCCGCCGCCGGCACATCGAGGAGGGGTTCTCCTACGTCGGCACCCCGCACATCTCCAAGGGCGGCCTGTTCGAGACGTCCGGGCACCTGCCGTACTACGAGGACACGATGTTCCCCGGCATGGAGCTGGAGAACTCGACGTACTACCTCAAGGCCATGAACTGCCCCATGCACAACCTGATCTTCCGTTCGCGCGGGCGGTCCTACCGGGAACTGCCGCTGCGGTTCTTCGAGTTCGGGTCGGT
It contains:
- the glgX gene encoding glycogen debranching protein GlgX; translation: MQIWPGRPYPLGATYDGAGTNFALFSEVAERVELCLIDADGTEHRLDLPEVDGFVWHAYLPGVQPGQRYGYRVHGPFHPESGARCQPEKLLLDPYAKAVEGQVDGDESLFSYHFDRPGEVNDDDSLGHTMLSVVVNPYFDWGNDRRPGHEYHESVIYEAHVKGLTMQHPDVPEEIRGTYAAMAHPAVIEHLTSLGITAVELMPVHQFVQDTHLVDKGLTNYWGYNTIGFFAPHNAYSSTGQQGQQVQEFKSMVRALHEANIEVILDVVYNHTAEGNHMGPTLCFRGIDNQAYYRLVDEDKKHYFDTTGTGNSLLMRSPHVLQLIMDSLRYWVTEMHVDGFRFDLASTLARQFHEVDRLSAFFDLVQQDPVVSQVKLIAEPWDVGDGGYQVGGFPPLWTEWNGRYRDTVRDFWRGEPKTLGEFASRVSGSSDLYEHSGRKPIASINFVTAHDGFTMRDLVSYNDKHNDANGEGGADGESHNRSWNCGVEGETQDEEIIALRARQHRNLLTTLLLSQGVPMILHGDELGRTQGGNNNVYCQDNETSWIDWKLDAPQRELLEFSRRVVALRRQEPVFQRRRFFAGEAGHGGESEVGDIEWFANDGREMTDADWGDASNRTVMVFLNGEAIPEPDRRGERIVGDSFLVLYNPWHETVEFTLPEKAYGDDWRPRLDTADDQVGIVSIFTEESAFSPGAKLPVAARSVLVLAREPLGDK
- a CDS encoding YihY/virulence factor BrkB family protein yields the protein MPEDPSRPGGQPRHEESDEETMDVARSEDATASPGALDTDEVGSGVDTDGATLERTGEEPAPEVTVLVRPSRRRLVLRAWHALRQAWRDVRALTVGTVEACMRFRVTGLAAEGGFFALLSLPPLVFGLVASLGYLGRWLGAEDVDAARGQLTRVTEAFFTSQAISDVILPTFDSVTTGGRADLTVLAFAFSVWSGSRALNVYVDTIAIMYGLGGHRGIVRTRLLSLSTYLVALLVGVVVVPLVLIGPQLLGEWLPVHLRWLTTLYWPVVLVLSVFCLASLYHLATPVRSRWTRDVPGALLALLGWLAISWVLRRALSFSVAGASTSIYGPLAAPIVVLIWFYFLAIAVLIGAALNSAVDRVWPDPTKAAAREDARVQAAERRRWVP
- a CDS encoding glycosyltransferase; protein product: MPLVPRSVPRRRGDLRVLFVQGHLRENGGLRVVNALADRFVADGVRTTLFALEDVGPDEQVGLPGAAVAVHLGASASLPAARRLPLALARLVDVARDHDVVVSGSEIGHGLLAASLAARTLGKPFVVLAQGDLDAALEAWVPPKLRAVTRRVHRRADAAVAVSPGLVPGLVANGIPADRVHVVLNGVDVDALTERATEPSPVTFDADRPSVLAVGRLTTHKGFDLLLRASARVRAAGHDHELVVVGEGPDRGALEALRTELGADHVRLPGFVENPAALLARADLLVSSSRTEAMPLTLLEALALAVPVVATDCCEGSRLLLDDGRHGALVAPESVDALADALTAHLTDQRPLRHAAAGGPSFARGLDPRRLARRHLELLSAVARRPLPSFAPLPLGTADPRTRSGQDPTLGTNA
- a CDS encoding SsgA family sporulation/cell division regulator gives rise to the protein MPALPHRKTEVDVDVSLRLRTTSGPGLPVPASLHYGADDPYAIHAVFRGGDADVEWVFARDLLREGLSEPSGAGDVQVRPCTESADGRPRIVLRLSSPDGNAELEADEADVRRFLRRADALVPPGRESRHLDLDDLIARLVS
- a CDS encoding TIGR02611 family protein gives rise to the protein MVGAVHTQGHGTGAGADGDGPGAQPRTGDDLPGPRLPDPPRAGQAVGRQVDADVARTGSAGEAPAAGAPAARTAHQHRARRVRAALHARRELIRADARRNALYRAVVGAFGTLVVVVGLALVPLPGPGWLVVFMGLAVLGSEFSSAQRVKHFGERQLHRWVRWIAARSLAVRAALGAGTAAAVAALAWGYLAWQGLPAWTPEVVSAQLQWVPGLARG
- a CDS encoding MOSC N-terminal beta barrel domain-containing protein — its product is MSVTGALREIHLFPVKSAGGLSPDTARVGLDGLVGDRSHAVVDAGGQVLAAKSVPRLRELGLTGDGPPALLVPGGQDLATFLGVDGARLAPVPGGARQVEAVHVVTLAQRADPAAGDTSRANLVLDLDAPLPSGTLLRTGTALLEVVGVPRHCGGVFARVVEPGALRVGDVVDVVDVVVDVVVDVDVVVEEGSGPPG
- the thrS gene encoding threonine--tRNA ligase, yielding MSAQLSITRSGAAGQETQQVTAGTTAAELFTEERDVVVARVNGELRDLSHVLADGDVVEGVLVSSEDGLAVLRHSTAHVMAQAVQQHFPEAKLGIGPPIRDGFYFDFDVERPFTPDDLKTVEKTMQRIVKEGQRFVRREVSDDEAREAMAAEPYKLELIGLKSTADQAAEGASAEVGEGGLSIYDNVRRDDSVAFRDLCRGPHIPTTRLVGNGFSLLRSAAAYWRGSEKNPQLQRIYGTAWPSKDELRAYQERVAEAERRDHRRLGAELDLFSFPDEIGSGLVVFHPKGGVVKREMEDYVRRRHIEEGFSYVGTPHISKGGLFETSGHLPYYEDTMFPGMELENSTYYLKAMNCPMHNLIFRSRGRSYRELPLRFFEFGSVYRYEKSGVVHGLTRVRGLTQDDSHSYVTAEQAPGEIKHLLDFVLGLLKDFGLDDYYLELSTRGDSEKFIGSDEEWATATAVLETAAKETGLELVADPGGAAFYGPKISVQAKDAIGRTWQMSTIQYDFNQPARFGLEYTSADGSKQQPVMIHSAKFGSLERFFGVLVEHYAGAFPPWLAPVQVVGIPVADAHVPHLVEVAERLRAAGVRVEVDDTDDRMPKKIRTWTKQKIPFLLIAGAEDVENGAVSFRFRDGSQENGVPVADAVERIAAAVRDRVQV